CACAGGTGAATGAATTTCCATATAAGTCagattcttaattttttattgacctaattgtttttttggatGTTATAATATCAGTCGCTTATGATACAAGGAAGAGGAAGATTCAACTGCACAAACAACTTAATGACTCCTCAGCGCTCGGAAGCTGAAGTCTGTAACGCTTCAAACGCTGATTGTTCGCGTTTCGTCCTCACGGTTATCCCCGGAAAGACGTACCGGCTTCGAATTGGTAGCTTGACGGCTCTCTCTGCTCTCAGTTTCCAAATTGAGGTAAGCTAGCTTGAGATGCAAGTAACCATTTTCTTTCCCACTCTGTTTCTGCCTTCCTTTCTCTAATGAGTGAAATAAAACGATAGGGACATAACTTAACTGTCGTTGAAGCCGATGGACACTACGTTGAACCATTCACTGTGAGGAATCTCTTCATATACTCAGGAGAAACTTATTCCGTGCTTCTCAAGGCAGATCAAAACCCTAGCCGAAACTATTGGATCACCACGAGCATCGTTAGCCGTCAAGAGAAAACTCCACCAGCAACCGCTGTACTCAACTACCACCCTAATCACCCACGTCAGCGTCCTCCGACGCTGGCATCCTCCAGCTTTCGGCCAAAATGGAACGACACGCGCCACCGTCTCGCACAAAGCTTAGCAATCAAGGCGCGTAAAGGATACGTACACGCCCCGCCAGAGAGTTCCGACAAAGTGATTGTGCTCTTGAACACACAGAACAAAGTTAACGGATACATGCGGTGGTCGGTCAACAACGTTTCCTACCAACACCCTACAACGCCATATTTAATCGCGTTAAAGCATAATTTTACAGACGCATTTGACTGGCGTTTCACACCGCCAGAGAGTTACGATTCTAAAAACTACGACATATTCGTGGTACCCTCAAACGCTAACGCAACGATGAGCGACGGGATCTACAGACTGAAGTTCTACTCCACAGTTGACGTGATTTTACAGAACGCTAATACGATGAGTATCAACAATAGCGAAACGCACCCGTGGCATTTACACGGTCATGATTTTTGGGTGCTCGGGTATGGTGAAGGGAAGTTTAACGAGTCGAATGATCCGAAAAGGTATAATCTGGTTGACCCGATTATGAAAAACACGGTTGCGGTACAACCGTATGGGTGGACTGCGCTGCGTTTTAGAGCGGATAATCCTGGCGTGTGGGCGTTTCATTGCCACATTGAGTCGCATTTTTTCATGGGAATGAGGATTGTGTTCGAGTATGGGATCGATAGGGTTGCTAATTTGCCTTCTTCTATCATGGGTTGTGGTCAGACTAGACGCtgataaaatgttttattaaatcttTTGGTAATTTTTGTAAGGCCAAATAGATGGAATTTATGGAAATGctttttttcttattgttttatacctttttagtttttttttggtcaaataccAGTGTTGTTAAACCCGGACCGGACCGGTGGTCGGACCGGGTTCAACCGCGAACCGGACACCTATCCGGATTGGTTTAATGTCAAAACCCAACTaaagttgaaccggttaaaaacccATGTTGAACCGCTAAAAACCCGGGAACCAAGTGACCCAACGAACCGACGAAACCCTGGTtcgtataaaaatcaaaattttgttaataaaataattattttttctccctttttaacatatatactattttgtttgtcacaaattgcaaccaaaatagagttttgtaactaatgtgtatataatttttataggtgatgaagatttagaaggacaaagatttggagaataaactttaaatgttttttttcctattgactttagatttgaactattaatttttttttcacattttaattttttatttttcaaagttttctaaacattatgactattttttgaaaaaaaatatatataatatttataaaataataaattcagtttaatcTAATCGACTCCGGTCGAACCAGGTCAAACCACAATGACCcgtgacccaaaatatttccggttcactcgccggtccggttttaaaaacactgtcAAATACCTTTTTAGATTTATAACATCTACAGGGATTCAAAAACACTGTGAAAGATGTGCCTTTTAATCGTAAACCTTGCAttgatatttatgaatttggttaaaatatataagtagatACTTTTTCcatacatatatgtatttttataaagatatgtattttcatttgttcaaaaataaaataaagatatgtATTTCCATGAAGatgtattttatgttaaaaGTTACATTGGGGGTTTAagatattgtaaaaaaaaaagaatttgtatttttattacaattttatagacttttaaaaattatatttttgttcaaatatgTGTTTTCATTGTAAAAACCGcataaatttttaatgtttctcaatttttttaaaattttagctaCACATGGAAAACATCTAATATATAACCTGGAAGCGGCAACCCTAAAGACGTAGCATAGAGAGatcatattttctataattagaGTGATTCTAAAACTTTAATGTGTAAATTTGTGATAacaaatagtatatattattttttcactgCCATCgttttcttaaattaattatgctattataGTATTAAAAAACACTAAATAGACGATTTTATCGCTAACAATTCTTCCGCCATACGAGAATCCATACACCATGCCGAAGATAACCATTTTTCCCATAATCTCCGTAATTGGTGTTTTCTGCGTTATTGCGATCGTTAGagataatatcttttatttgcTTTAACACTTACGATCAACCAGAATAGCTCAAAACCACGTCAAAACGTACAAAGCTATGCAAGTTTTTCTCTTGACAAGGAGGCTAAAGACCAGATATTATTCTGTTCAATATGTTGTATCCCTTGATGGTTTTAGAAAGACCCGTGAACGAAAAGGCCCATAAGGCCATaatactttattttctttttgtgccATAATATTATGTATTGGGGTTTCATATAAAACTAAGGCCTATCTTATTTTTGTAAAGACCAACTGTTATCCAAGGTTCAAATTATGTATGTTTGTAGAAAGGTGATGTAATATTGTCAGGAAAAGTATGGGAGACCATCAAACATTTGATCTATGTGCTTCAATCATGCAGAGTACAATTTGCACTGTTCCTAGTCAACACATTCCATTTCATAAACTTTTTCTCTCTGGTCAGAAGTCATAAACAGTTTTCATGAAGGAAACGTTATTGACATTgtctttaaatttaaaaagttgAGAAAATTAATACCAGAAAACAAAGAAAGTTACAAAACTGAAACACTTTTCTTCAGCAATTGATTTGGTAAAACTAAGGTATTTTTATGCGTGTCAAAGTTTTCTTAAGGTTTTACAGTTAGAATAGCAATATACTATTATACACTGCATACTACTCAACAATGGCCATGCTCCTGCATCAtagtaaaaagttaaaatacaGAATTGATGTGACTCGCTCTGGAGGCCTCCTCACAAAAAAGgaaactatttttaaagttACCACTGTAAAATTTCTTTTTGCAGAATTAGCAAAGAAATCAATAaaagagggaaaaaaaaaataaaaaaaggcaCGGGTGTAGGAGTTTCACACGTGTGAATAGAGCGTCATCATCTTCTCATCTTCCCAAGTTCCGCGGCTCGCTCGCTCTCTTTTTCCTCTCGATTTGAGGAGTTCTGTTGCGGTAGACTGCTACGACGGAGTTTAAAAAATCTTCTTCGGTTGTAAAGTTTCGAGAAGGCGAGCGAGCGAGCGAGCTAGTAGTTGCTGTTACGATTTACGATtactcagaagaagaagaagaagaagagcgatTTCGATTCATTATTGTGTTACTTCTCGTCGTGGAGAAATCTCTCATTGCTGAGGTAAATTTTTCACCGATTTTTGCTAAGCTGTTTGGATTATCAAATAGTAAATGAATCATTTTATCGTATTAAGCTAATCATCTCTGTATAGATTTATCGATTCCATGGGAAATTAGATTGATCCAAGTTGAcactattttcctttttttgttttgtttcggaAGAAGAGTGGGAAAGAGATTATCGAATCCACcagatttgatttgatttgatgatgattcCGAACTTTTATTTTAGCTGATGTTGTGCTTACTTTGCttttacatatatgttatgatttggttgtttctttt
The sequence above is drawn from the Raphanus sativus cultivar WK10039 unplaced genomic scaffold, ASM80110v3 Scaffold2110, whole genome shotgun sequence genome and encodes:
- the LOC130505225 gene encoding L-ascorbate oxidase-like → MRSSGFSDTSHVFTLMVICFITLFSSSVLVEGKIRRFKWEVKYELKSPDCFEKLVITINGQFPGPTIKAQQGDTIIVELKNSFMTENVAVHWHGIRQIGTPWFDGVEGVTQCPILPGEIFTYQFVVDRPGTYMYHSHYGMQRESGLIGMIRVSPPSTEPEPFKYDDDRSLLLTDWYHKSMSEKATGLASIPFKWVGEPQSLMIQGRGRFNCTNNLMTPQRSEAEVCNASNADCSRFVLTVIPGKTYRLRIGSLTALSALSFQIEGHNLTVVEADGHYVEPFTVRNLFIYSGETYSVLLKADQNPSRNYWITTSIVSRQEKTPPATAVLNYHPNHPRQRPPTLASSSFRPKWNDTRHRLAQSLAIKARKGYVHAPPESSDKVIVLLNTQNKVNGYMRWSVNNVSYQHPTTPYLIALKHNFTDAFDWRFTPPESYDSKNYDIFVVPSNANATMSDGIYRLKFYSTVDVILQNANTMSINNSETHPWHLHGHDFWVLGYGEGKFNESNDPKRYNLVDPIMKNTVAVQPYGWTALRFRADNPGVWAFHCHIESHFFMGMRIVFEYGIDRVANLPSSIMGCGQTRR